ATAGATTGATTGCTTTTTAAGGCATCGTTTAAGTTGCCATGCTTATCAATCTCTTTTTCGAACGGAAATTCTTTTAAGGAATAATCTTTTAATTTTCCAGAGCTTACGGCTTTCACAAATTTTAATTGCGAAAGTATTTTAGGCCCGAGATCATGATAGTGTAAAAAACCATCTTTCTCGTAGCCTACATTCACGAAGGCGGCGTTAAGCCCAGGAACAGTTTTACGTATTTTGGCAAGAAATATGTCGCCTACGGTAAAATTGTTATCCTCTTCCTCCTTGTGGAGCTCTATAAGTTTTCCATCTTTTAAAAGGGCAAAATCAACTTCTTGTGAACCGGACCTAATAAATAATTCGTAGTTCACTTTACATTAATTTTGTTGTTCCGAAGAAAAATTCGGAACTAATTAAACAATATTTTTCACAGATTTTATATAAAAATCCGGCGATACTGCACCAATCTAAAAGCCAGTTGCTGCAATGTCATTTTCAAAGAACGATCTTTTGTTTGTTTTTATTGAAAAGAATACCCAAAAGGGATTCTGTCCAAAACACTTTTAAAACAGAAAAAGTAGTTTAGAAACTACTTTTTCTTTTTGTGGCGGTTAGCGCGACGTCTTTTCTTGCGCTTGTGAGTCGCTACCTTATGTCTTTTTCTTTTTTTACCACTTGGCATACTAAAGTCTTTTTTAATGCCCCACAAAAGTGGAACGGGTTAGTTTTATTTTACGTCCACGTTAGTTTTTACACCTTCAACAAATACTTTTGCAGGTTTAAAAGCTGGAATATTGTGAGCCGGAATTTTAATAGTTGTGTTCTTTGAAATATTTCTTCCTGTTTTTTCGGCTCTTGTTTTAATAATAAAGCTTCCAAAACCTCTTAAATACACATTGTCTCCTCCTTCTAATGAATTTTTTACTTCTTCCATAAAGGTTTCAACAGTAGCTTGAACTTCATTCTTTTCCATTCCGAGCTTTTCTGAAATTTTCGCTACGATATCTGCTTTCGTCATTCTTGTAAATTTTAATTAATTATTCTTTTCTAGATTTTTTTTCAGACCGCAAATATACATATTTTAAAATCAATAATTCAAACCTTAATCCTTTAAAATTTAATGGGATATAGATTAATTTTACCCAATGCATAAAATAGCCCCTAATTTTTCCAAAAAGCTCATTGCGTGGTATATACAAAACAAGCGTGAACTGCCTTGGCGCAAAACAAAGAATCCGTACCATATTTGGCTGTCAGAAATTATTCTACAACAAACCCGAGTAGCGCAAGGATTGCCCTACTTTTTGAAATTTATTGAAGCCTATCCGCAAGTTGAAAATTTAGCCAATGCCCGCGAAGACGAAGTGCTTAAACTTTGGCAAGGTTTGGGTTATTATTCGCGTGCCCGAAACCTACATGCCACCGCAAAAATGGTGTGCCAAGAAATGAACGGGGTTTTTCCCGACAATTACAAAGACCTTTTAAAGTTAAAAGGCGTGGGCGATTACACAGCCAGTGCCATTGCTAGTATTGCGTTTAACCAACCCGAAGCGGTTGTAGATGGTAATGTTTATCGTGTTCTCTCTCGCTTTTTTGAAATCAACACTCCTATTAATACCACTGCCGGACAAAAAGAATTTAAACAACTCGCACAGCAACTTATAGATATAGATGAGCCCGGCACCTTTAACCAAGCCATTATGGAATTTGGCGCGCGGTACTGTGTGCCGCAAAACCCAGATTGCAATAATTGTATTTTTAACGATAGTTGTAAGGCTTTCCAGCAGAAAAATGTAGATCATCTTCCCGTTAAAATAAAGGCCAAACCCATTAAAAAAAGATTCTTCAATTATTTAGTTGTGCTTTCCAAAAATGAACACACCATGCTACAACAGCGCACGGGAAAAGGAATTTGGCAGCAGTTATACCAATTTCCTTTAATTGAAACTTCGGAAGAAGTAAATCTTCGTTCCCTTACAAAACATACGCAATTTCAAACATTTTGCAAAAATCTACAAATCGATACTATTTCACTATTTAATGAAACGCCAATCGTTCACAAACTTTCGCATCAACATTTAAGCACACGGTTTTGGATCGTTGAAACGTTGGAGGAAAATGAAAATACAATTCCAATTTCCAACGTAAAAGATTACGCAGTTCCCGTTTTAATTGCAGATTTTGTCTCGGAGTTTTTTGAGAATTACTGATGTTCGGTTACCTTACATAATGCGGCAGGAAATCATTTTATATAAAATTTTAAAAATTCCGTATATTTAAAACGCAAAATCTACCTTTGCACAAATTAAAAAAACAATAGTTATGAGTGGAACATTAAACAAAGTAATGTTGATTGGGCATACCGGAGATGATGTAAAAATGCATTATTTTGAAGGCGGCAATAGCTTGGGCCGTTTTCCGCTTGCTACCAACGAAACCTATACCAATAAAACAACAAACGAGCGCGTAACAAACACAGAATGGCACAATGTTGTAGTGCGAAACAAAGCAGCAGAAATTTGCGAAAAATATTTAAAAAAAGGCGATATGGTCTATATTGAAGGTCGCCTAAAAACTCGCAAATGGCAGGACGATAAAGGCATGGACAGATACAGTACCGAAATTCACTGTACAGATTTTACTTTTTTATCTCCCAAGAGTGACAGCGCAAACTCTGGAACTGGCAATACCGCGCAAACTACTCAGAAAACACAGTCTGCAGCACAACCGCAAACAAACAATCAAGTTTCTGATGAAGAGGACGATCTTCCTTTTTAATGTTTAACTAAAATAATCAACTTGGATACTGACCCCCCTGGTTTACTATATTTTCTTACCGTTTTGGATTTTTCCCAAATATTAAGTACTGTTTTACTGTTTGTACTTTTGGCGTGCTCAGCCTTGATTTCTGGTGCCGAAGTGGCTTTCTTTTCGCTAACATCATCTGATTTTGAAACTAATGACGAAAAATCAATCGCCAAAAAATTAGGCATCGTACAGCGCTTACTAGCAAAGCCCAAAAAGTTATTAGCCACTATTTTGGTAGCAAATAATTTTATTAACATAGCCATTGTATTGCTTTTTGAGTCGTTGAGCACTATTTGGTTTGCCAGATGGGACTATTCCCTCAATCTGCATTATTTTGAACTAAGCGTAGTATTCCTTTTAAAAGTAGTTGTAGTTACTTTTTTAATCTTGCTTTTTGGCGAAATCCTTCCAAAAATATATGCCAATCGCAACCGGATTTCATTTGCAGTTTTTATGGCGCAGCCGCTAAATGTATTAGATACATTGTTATCGCCAATTAGCTCGCCAATGCGTTCTGCCACATTGTATCTTCACGATCGGTACGGCAAACAAAAATCTAATATAAGTGTAGATCATCTATCGCAAGCGCTAGAGCTTTCTAATCAGGATACCACTTTTGAGGAACAAAAAATCCTTCAAGGTATTGTTACCTTCGGAAACACCGACACCAAACAGGTAATGAAAAACCGAATGGACATTTTTGCACTTAACGAAGAGCAACCTTTTAAAGAAATTCTGCCAGAAATTATTCAACGAGGTTATTCCCGGATTCCTGTTTACAAAGACAGCATAGACAATATTACCGGAATTTTATATGTAAAGGATTTAATTCCGTTTACAGATAGAAAAATACTAGACTGGAAAACCCTAAAGCGCGAAGCCTATTTTGTTCCCGAAAATAAAAAGCTGGACGATTTACTGAATGAGTTTAAAGAAATGAAAATGCACCTCGCCATTGTTGTTGATGAATACGGCGGTACGAGCGGCTTGATTTCCTTAGAAGATATTATTGAAGAAATTGTTGGTGAAATTAGCGATGAATTTGACGATGAAGATTTAATTTTTTCAAAATTGGACGATCATACCTATGTTTTTGAAGGAAAAACACCACTAAAAGATTTCTATAAAGTAATAAAACTTGAAAATCCAGAAATTTTTGAAGACGAAAAAGGTGAAGCCGAAACGCTTGCCGGGTTTCTATTAGAAATTTCAAAAGGCTTTCCCAAGAAAAACGAAGTAATATCTTTCAACAATTATGCGTTTACCATTGAGGCGTTTGAGGGCAAGCGCATCAAACAAATAAAACTTACCATTGAAAATTAATAACTTCTATATTACTTTATTTATAAGCTTTTTTACCCTTGCATCCTGTCAAGATAATACGTTGGTAAAACCTGCGGCTATGTTGCGTTTAGAATATCCACAACCCCAGTACCGTACCGTTTCCACAGACTGTCCCTATTCTTTTTCGGTGAATCACATTACAACGCTCGTCCAGAAAAACAACTGCGGCATAAATATTACGTATCCAGAAATGAAGGCCACCTTGTATTTAACCTACCAAGATGTACGAAAAAACAATTTAGATTCACTCTTGCAAGATGCGCAAAAATTAGCATATGACCATACTATAAAGGCAAATAGCATCCCCGAGCAGCCCTATGTAAATCCAGACAAAAACGTATACGGCATGTTCTATATGATTAATGGAAATGCAGCCACCCAAGCAGAATTTTATGTTACGGACAGTACAAATCATTTTTTAAACGGAGCCTTATATTTTGATGCAAAACCAAATTTTGATTCCATCTATCCTGCCGTAGTTTATTTACGCGAAGACATTCGTAAACTAATGGAAACCATTACGTGGCAGTAGCCTAATATAGCTTGTAAATAAAAAGTTAACAAACCATTTACAAATGGTTCGGCAACTTTTCGTAACTTTTGGGTGTAAAAACCACCACTATGTTTAAAGTATATTCTCGTTATGGCGTTTGGATTGCAATAGCCTTAATTGCATATTTCCTTCTCTTAAAATTAATAGGTCTTCACCAATACCCTGAATTAAGTTCGGTTAATGGTTTAATTTTTGGCTTTGGTATTTATATGGCAATGAAAAATTACGCAACAGGAGAAAACAACTTTAAATACGAAAAGGGCTTTGAGGTAGGTTTATTTTCAGGCGGAATAGCTTCAATTCTTTTTACGCTATTTATGGCAATCTATATGTACCAAATAGATACCGAATTTTCCGCTGGAATTATGGACCGATGGAATTTGGAATACAGCATGGGAACACTTATGTTAATACTTTCTATTTTAATTATGGGCTTTGCCACAAGTATTGTTTTAACACTCACCTTTATGCAACTTCTCAAAAAATCTTGGAACACACAAGACGGAAATAGGCACACCATCAAATAAATGCAGGGAAATGGCCTTCCAGCTTTTATTTACTTGCAGGCAGATACAAAAATCTAAAACAAAACACTTTGCACACTTAGTTCTGAAAAGATTAAAGAAAAACACTTTGCTGTTTCCAATTTAAAAATTATATTTGCAGCCCCCTACGCAAACCGTATTTGCTTCGGAAGTTACCGCCTCCGTAAACGTTAGGGAAATATAAGTTTAACTAATTTTATAAACGATTCGCTATGTACGCAATTGTAGAGATAGCAGGGCAGCAAGTAAAAGTTGCGAAAGACCAAAAGGTTTTTGTTAATCGTTTGCCAGTAGAAGAAGGAAAAAAAGTGTCTTTTGACAATGTACTTCTTATTGGTGACGGAGACAATATTACCATTGGCGCCCCGGCTATAAACGGCGCTCAAATAGGAGCAAAAGTCGTAAAGCACCTTAAAGGTGACAAAGTTATAGTATTCAAAAAGAAACGCCGAAAAGGATACCGTGTTAAAAACGGACACCGTCAGGCCCTTTCTGAAATTGTAATTGAAAGCATTGTAGCTTCAGGAGCTACACCAGCTAAAAAGGAAACAGCCAAAAAAGCTGCTCCAAAACCTGCCCGTCCGTCAGGCGGGAAAGAAACTAAAGCAGCTGCTCCAAAAGCAGAAGCTAAAAAGGCACCTGCAAAAAAAGCCGCTCCAAAAGCTGCAAAAGCAGATGATCTTAAAAAGATTGAAGGTGTTGGACCTAAAGCTGCAGAAGCTATGGTTGCTGCCGGATTGGATACTTTTGCGAAAGTTGCAAAGGCAAAACCAGAGGCTATCGCAACTATTCTTTCTGAAGCAAGTTCAAACCTTGCTCATTTAGTTACCGATACTTGGCCAAAACAAGCTAAATTAGCTGCAGATGGCAAGTGGGATGAATTAAAAGAATTGCAAGACAATTTAGACGGTGGGGTTGAAAAATAATCTCGCTAACGTATAATATTTAAAACCGAAACAAAATGGCTCACAAAAAAGGAGTTGGTAGTTCCAAAAACGGTCGCGAATCCGAATCGAAACGTTTAGGCGTTAAGATTTTTGGAGGCCAGGCCGCTATTGCCGGAAATATCATTGTAAGACAAAGAGGATATACACATCACCCAGGTGAAAATGTATATGGTGGTAAAGACCACACCCTTCACGCGCAAGTAGACGGGGTAGTGAAATTCACCAAAAAGAAAGATAACAGAAGTTACGTTTCTATCGTTCCAAACGCAGAAGCATAATAACAATTTTGTTTAAAAATAAAAAAACCTTCACCACGCTGTGAAGGTTTTTTTATTTTACCAAGTGAGCCTGAAAGTCTGAAAATGAAACTTGGTGCTTTAAAAGTGTCCATTTTGAAATCTCTGGGTAGTGCGTGCATATAAAATCTGAAGGTTCCGTTAAAAACCAAAAATCGTCTGTTCCATTTTTATTGCCATAACTTATAGCCCAAGTAATGTCTAGCAATTGCCACTGGCCATCGAGTTTTACGGCATTCCAGGTATGATTTGGCGTCTTGCTCTTTCTACTCTTTCGGGAATAATCTCGTGTAAATCCATGAATTACTTCAGCAGAAACCCCCACATCGATACAAAGATTTTTAAACAGAAAAGCGTACCCACCACAAAGCGCTTTGTTTCTTTCCAAAACCTTTTTTATTACATTATTTTCTGAAGTATATATTGTGTTTTGAAGCATTTTGCTCAGTCGCAATTCATGGTCGTAAGCAATATTGGCGGCAATCCAAGTATAAATTGAAATTACTTTTTGCCTATCTGTAGTAGCATTTTTGGTTATGACATGCGCCAACTTTAAAGTTGAAAATTGTGAAGAAATTTCACCCTTTGCAACACGTTCTTCATTGTTGCTATTTCTTCCAATAACAGGGCCTATCTGTGCCGAAGTACTAATTCCGAAAAAAATATAAAACAATAGAATAAAGCCTTTTTGCATAAATATCAATCAATTTATGAGAAAACGGATTTATTATAATTATATTGAATATAAAGGTGTTAAAACTTATTTAACCAATTCTAACAATTCATTTTCCGAAACATTCAACAGCCCCACTTTTGGTAAACGCCGGGTTAATTCTCTCCAGTTTTTATCCTTTTCATAAATTTTACCAAGCATTTCGGCAGCTCGTTCAAATTGTTTATCATTTGCCAAGGTTATGGCAGTCCAAAATTGCATTTCAAGATTTTCAGGAAACATTTTCATGGCAGCATTATATTGGGCCATTGCTTTTTTCATTTCATTTTTTTCAACATATACATCGCCCTGATTCATGTGTTCATACGCTCGAAATACGTTCAAAAGCCTATCTAATTCCTTTACAGGATTTTCGTTGTCATCTACTCGCAAATCTAGTAGTACGTCGTTCCATGGCTCATCCGTAGCTTCTGGAGCAACAATTAGTAGCGCCGCAGATTGCTTTCCACGAATATCGCCCCCTGAATTTTGGGCAGCGAGTAAAACCTGTACCATCCTTTCTGCTAGCGGCAATTTATTGTATGTTTTCCAGGCTTTTTCCATGGCAGGAACAACCTTATCATTAAGCATCATATTTGCCTGTATTGAAAAGTTTTCACCATTTGCATGGCTGGCATAAACAATACAATTTTTTCCCGTATGTGTTGCAACTCTTCCTTTGGAATCTAGAATTGCAACTTGTCGAAAATCGCGGCCCTCATCGTCGCTCAACAAAATGTCCATTGCCTGTTGCGGAGATTTTCCTTGTTTTAACAAATCCAATCCCCGAATACCGAAAGATCTATTGGTAAATGATTGTGTTGCAACTACACCAACTCCGGCTTCGCCCCAGGAAACACCTGTGCCAACGCTAAACCAATGACTTTGAACGGCCACCGCCATTTCTCCTGTATTCGCATCGCGTGCAACAATAGAATAGGTATGTGCCAAAGGATCGTTAGGCTTTGTAGATTGGGCCATAGTGGTAAAAATTGAAAAAAGTCCGAAGTATAAAAGAAATGATTTCATCGATGTGTTTTTTTGAGTATTTAAAGATAAATTTTTATTTCAAAAAACAACAACATGTTATATAGCATCTGTTGAAATTGCTATTTCAATAATTTATAATTAAATTCTTACTTAGCTCTAAAAAAATACTATCCGCTCTCAATTTCGTTATATTTTAGTATATTTAGAAACCTCACTCACAACACATCTTTTTATCTTGAAGTATCTTACCTCCATAGTGTTACTAATTTCCTGGTTAGGATTTGCACAAATTAATCCGGACACTGTTTCCCAAAAAACCGCGAATGATATTGCTGTACTGAAAGATTCATTAATAGCACTGCAGCAACATACGCATACCTTATTGTTTAGAGGAAAATATGATTCTGTAATACTCTCTTCCATTCATAATATTAAGTTCGCTGAAGATATTGGAGATATTGAAAACGCCTATTATTCCCGATATATGATGGCAGCCGCCTTTATGCATTTAGAAGATTTTAAAAATGCCCATCTCTATGGAGAGGACTACTTAAAATTTACCAAAAAAACTACCGATAACCTTAAGATGGCACGCGCATATAATTTTATTGGAACACTGTATCTTACTGAAAAAAAATACGATTCTGCCCTACCATTTTTTGTAAAATCCTTGCCACTTTCCCTCCGTAGAAAAGACACACTAGCTGTTTCAATAGTGTATTATAATCTATCGAAAATTTATCTTAATCAAGGTCAAAACAAAAAAGCACAGAACTATTTTAAGTTGGCAAAAAAAGGCATTACAGCCGTGGATTACAAGCGTATGCAAACCGACATGAAGTTACTTGAAGGGAAATTGCAGCGCGCTTTAAACAATCCGATTAGAGCCATTGAAAATTTTAATGAAGCTATTGCATCTACAAAAAATGGCGTTTTTTTAGACGATACGTTAATTGAAGTGTATTTAGAATACAGCAATACTCTTTATAGCCTAAACCGCTTTAAAGAGGCTTATTTAATGCGGAAAAAATTTGACAGTATTACACAAATTCGGTTTGAAAAAGAAAAGCTAATGGCCATTCAAAATGCAGCCGCACAGTTTAGTGTAAAAGAGTATAAAGAGCAAGCCCAAAAAGCCGAATTAGAGAAAAAATTAATTTCGGAAAGAGCCATGGTAAGCAATCTTCTGCTTTTCTTTTTTATTGGAACAGCAATTATTATGGGGCTTTTTTTAATTATTCTGTTTAGATCACATATGGGTAGAAAAAAGCTCACGCAATCTTTAAAAGAAAAAAACCAACAATTATTAAAAGCAAAGCAGGAAGCAGAAGAATTGGCAATGGCCAAAAGTAAGTTCTTTAGCACCGTAAGCCACGAATTGCGCACCCCGCTTTACGGTGTTATAGGGCTAGCCACAGCTCTGCTAGAAGACAAATCGCTTAAAAGTCACCAGACAGATTTAAAGCATCTAAAATTTTCTGCAGATTATCTTTTGGCACTTATTAACGATGTTTTACAAATAAGTAAGCTCGAATCTAACACCTTGAAAGAGGTTAAAACATCATTTAATTTAAATGAATTAATCCAGTCTATTGTTTCGTCGTTTCAGTATGCTCTAATGCAGAACAAAAACAAAATCCACGTATCAATATCAGAAAATATACCCCAGAACTTGGTTGGAGATCGCGTTAGACTATCGCAAATTCTTATGAATTTGGTAGGCAATGCCGTGAAATTCACCTCGAAAGGAAATATTTACATTTTGGCACAAATGGAGTCCATTTCCAACAATAAAGTAACTATAAAATTTAGCGTTGAAGATACTGGCGTCGGAATTCCGAAAGAAAAACAAAAGGCAATTTTTGAGGAATTTCAACAAGTAGATTCAGAAAATTCTAAAATACAAGGCACTGGACTTGGGCTAACTATTGTTAAAAAATTGCTGGAAGCCTCAAATGCCACTATTAGTTTAGAAAGCGAACCAGGTAAGGGTGCTACGTTTAGCTTTGCATTGACGTTCGGTATCCATAAGCAATCGTTGGAAAGCGAAACAGCGCACGATTACAACGTTTTGCGCGGCAAAAAAATACTTGTGGTGGATGATAATAGAATTAACCAGATAGTAACACAGAAAATAGTTGAAAAATACGGAATGCATTGCACCATTGCCGATAGTGGTAATATTGCCATTGAAAAATTAAAAACCAATATGTTCGATTTAGTATTGATGGATATTAATATGCCCGGTAAAGATGGAATGGAAACCACTAAAGAAATTAGAAAATTCAATAAAACTATTCCAATAGTGGCCTTAACAGCCATTGAAGTTGAAGAAATGAGAACCAAAATTGCGGCCTCAGGAATGAATGCCATAATTGCTAAACCCTACGACACAGAAGAATTTTTGAAAATTATCCATAACAATCTCATTAACGAAGTAGAACTAACTAATCAGAATGAAAAATTTTCTACGTAAAAATAGTACTGTCTTATTTCTTGACTATTTTTTTTACATAGCAATCACCGTTTATATCGTATATTTTCAAAAAGTATAAACCCACCCTCGTTTTCGATATATTGATTGTATTTTGATGCGATTCTTTTGAAACAAGCTGCCCTAATTGATTGTATATTTCTAACTTAACAATTTCCGTTGGCGATTTAACCGTTAAAATACCCGATGTTGGATTAGGATAAATAATAAATTCATCTAGATTATTTTCAGCTACGGACAAGGGGCCTAAGTTTTCGTACCAAGCAATTTTATCATCACCGTTTGAAGTAGATAGTACATCTATATCGCCATCGCCATCCATATCTGCAGCAAATACAGATGTTGGATATATTACATTTGATGTTACTATTTGTTGAGGGCCAAAAGTGCCTTGGCCGTCTATATTTTCAAACCAAGTTACCAAATTTGGGTTACTGGATAAGGAGAGTACGTCCATATCGCCATCGCCATCAACATCTTCAGAAAAAACACTTCTATTGAAATTTGCACTCGCCGAAATAATAATTTGTGGTCCAAAATTTCCCAGTCCATCCAAATTTTCATACCACGCCACTTTATCGTCAGCGCTAGATGCTGAAAGCACATCCATATCGCCATCACCGTCAAGGTCTGAGGCATATACCGAGGTTGCATAATCGGTCTCGGTAGAAATTATCTGTTGCGGGCCAAAAGTGCCCAAGCCGTCGGTGTTTTCATACCAGGTAATCATATCACCTTCCAAGGCAGCAGCCAGCACGTCATTATCGCCATCGCCATCTACATCAACAGCATAAATGGAAGAGGGATGATCTGCATTTAGCGTTATTAATTGTTGGGGACCAAAATTTCCTTGGCCGTCCAGGTTTTCATGCCAAACAATTTGGCTATCTCCTCCAGTAGAGGAAACAATATCCAGATCTCCATCGCGGTCTATGTCTATTGCACCGAGACTTAAACCAATGGCCATACCGCTGGATACTATTTGTGGCGGCCCGAAGCTTCCTTGCCCATCGAGGTTCTCGTGCCAAGCTATATTATAGTCATCTCTTGAAGTAGAGAGCACATCCATATCGCCATCACCATCAACATCTGCCGCCCTAACAAATCCCGCGCCATTTAAGTTAACAACAATTATGTTCTGAATACCGAAAGTTCCCAGCCCATCGAGGTTTTCGTACCACGCAATTTTATTATCAATACTCGATGCTGAAATTGCATCCAAATCGCCATCACCATCAAGGTCAGCAGGATATACGGAAAGTGGAAAAACGGCTTGAACAACAATGTTATTAAACTGTCCAAAACTGCCCAAACCATCTAGATTTTCGTGCCACGCAACAAGGTCATCATAAAGCGAGGCAAAAACAACATCTTTATCACCATCGTCATCAATATCTGTAGCGTGAGCCCAAACTGCAGTTTGAATATTTGAATTAATCATCCGTTGAGGACCAAAACTGCCCAACCCATCAATATTTTCATACCATCTTATTTGATCGATTCCTGTAGAGAGCACATCCATGTCACCATCGCCATCAATATCACTTGCAGATACTTGATGTAATGGAATATTATCTAAAGAATCGTCTATTTCGTGGGATGCAAAAACACCTTGTCCATCTGTATTCTCAAACCAAATTGTTTTATTGAAAACCCCAATAAAATCAACATCATCAGCAGAAACACATACTATATCCATATCGCCATCCAAATCAAAATCTGCAGCGTAAATAGAAATTGGAGCCAAAAAATCGGTGTTTATTATTTGTTGGCCGCCAAAGGCGCCCATTCCGTCTGTATTTTCATACCAAGCTATTTTATCATCCAAATATGATGCGGACAGCACATCCTGATCGCCGTCGCCATCAATATCAGCAGTGTGGACTGATAATGCTCCATTAGCATTTGAGGTGATTATTTGTTCTGAGCTGAAATTTCCTAAGCCATCTAAATTTTTATACCAAGCAATTTTATTATCATTACTAGATGCAGAAAGTACATCCACATCACCATCGCCATCGATATCGGCAGTATAAACCATTCTAGCTCCATTTGCGTTTGTTGAAATTATCTTCTCGGGGCCAAAAGCACCTTGGCCATTAGTGTTTTCATACCAAGCTATTTTCTTGTCTTCA
This region of Aequorivita marisscotiae genomic DNA includes:
- the rpmA gene encoding 50S ribosomal protein L27, whose product is MAHKKGVGSSKNGRESESKRLGVKIFGGQAAIAGNIIVRQRGYTHHPGENVYGGKDHTLHAQVDGVVKFTKKKDNRSYVSIVPNAEA
- the gldD gene encoding gliding motility lipoprotein GldD, which encodes MKINNFYITLFISFFTLASCQDNTLVKPAAMLRLEYPQPQYRTVSTDCPYSFSVNHITTLVQKNNCGINITYPEMKATLYLTYQDVRKNNLDSLLQDAQKLAYDHTIKANSIPEQPYVNPDKNVYGMFYMINGNAATQAEFYVTDSTNHFLNGALYFDAKPNFDSIYPAVVYLREDIRKLMETITWQ
- the rplU gene encoding 50S ribosomal protein L21: MYAIVEIAGQQVKVAKDQKVFVNRLPVEEGKKVSFDNVLLIGDGDNITIGAPAINGAQIGAKVVKHLKGDKVIVFKKKRRKGYRVKNGHRQALSEIVIESIVASGATPAKKETAKKAAPKPARPSGGKETKAAAPKAEAKKAPAKKAAPKAAKADDLKKIEGVGPKAAEAMVAAGLDTFAKVAKAKPEAIATILSEASSNLAHLVTDTWPKQAKLAADGKWDELKELQDNLDGGVEK
- a CDS encoding transglutaminase domain-containing protein, yielding MQKGFILLFYIFFGISTSAQIGPVIGRNSNNEERVAKGEISSQFSTLKLAHVITKNATTDRQKVISIYTWIAANIAYDHELRLSKMLQNTIYTSENNVIKKVLERNKALCGGYAFLFKNLCIDVGVSAEVIHGFTRDYSRKSRKSKTPNHTWNAVKLDGQWQLLDITWAISYGNKNGTDDFWFLTEPSDFICTHYPEISKWTLLKHQVSFSDFQAHLVK
- a CDS encoding HU family DNA-binding protein, which gives rise to MTKADIVAKISEKLGMEKNEVQATVETFMEEVKNSLEGGDNVYLRGFGSFIIKTRAEKTGRNISKNTTIKIPAHNIPAFKPAKVFVEGVKTNVDVK
- a CDS encoding DUF4199 domain-containing protein, encoding MFKVYSRYGVWIAIALIAYFLLLKLIGLHQYPELSSVNGLIFGFGIYMAMKNYATGENNFKYEKGFEVGLFSGGIASILFTLFMAIYMYQIDTEFSAGIMDRWNLEYSMGTLMLILSILIMGFATSIVLTLTFMQLLKKSWNTQDGNRHTIK
- a CDS encoding gliding motility-associated protein GldE — encoded protein: MDTDPPGLLYFLTVLDFSQILSTVLLFVLLACSALISGAEVAFFSLTSSDFETNDEKSIAKKLGIVQRLLAKPKKLLATILVANNFINIAIVLLFESLSTIWFARWDYSLNLHYFELSVVFLLKVVVVTFLILLFGEILPKIYANRNRISFAVFMAQPLNVLDTLLSPISSPMRSATLYLHDRYGKQKSNISVDHLSQALELSNQDTTFEEQKILQGIVTFGNTDTKQVMKNRMDIFALNEEQPFKEILPEIIQRGYSRIPVYKDSIDNITGILYVKDLIPFTDRKILDWKTLKREAYFVPENKKLDDLLNEFKEMKMHLAIVVDEYGGTSGLISLEDIIEEIVGEISDEFDDEDLIFSKLDDHTYVFEGKTPLKDFYKVIKLENPEIFEDEKGEAETLAGFLLEISKGFPKKNEVISFNNYAFTIEAFEGKRIKQIKLTIEN
- the mutY gene encoding A/G-specific adenine glycosylase; amino-acid sequence: MHKIAPNFSKKLIAWYIQNKRELPWRKTKNPYHIWLSEIILQQTRVAQGLPYFLKFIEAYPQVENLANAREDEVLKLWQGLGYYSRARNLHATAKMVCQEMNGVFPDNYKDLLKLKGVGDYTASAIASIAFNQPEAVVDGNVYRVLSRFFEINTPINTTAGQKEFKQLAQQLIDIDEPGTFNQAIMEFGARYCVPQNPDCNNCIFNDSCKAFQQKNVDHLPVKIKAKPIKKRFFNYLVVLSKNEHTMLQQRTGKGIWQQLYQFPLIETSEEVNLRSLTKHTQFQTFCKNLQIDTISLFNETPIVHKLSHQHLSTRFWIVETLEENENTIPISNVKDYAVPVLIADFVSEFFENY
- a CDS encoding single-stranded DNA-binding protein — encoded protein: MSGTLNKVMLIGHTGDDVKMHYFEGGNSLGRFPLATNETYTNKTTNERVTNTEWHNVVVRNKAAEICEKYLKKGDMVYIEGRLKTRKWQDDKGMDRYSTEIHCTDFTFLSPKSDSANSGTGNTAQTTQKTQSAAQPQTNNQVSDEEDDLPF
- a CDS encoding DUF1028 domain-containing protein; its protein translation is MKSFLLYFGLFSIFTTMAQSTKPNDPLAHTYSIVARDANTGEMAVAVQSHWFSVGTGVSWGEAGVGVVATQSFTNRSFGIRGLDLLKQGKSPQQAMDILLSDDEGRDFRQVAILDSKGRVATHTGKNCIVYASHANGENFSIQANMMLNDKVVPAMEKAWKTYNKLPLAERMVQVLLAAQNSGGDIRGKQSAALLIVAPEATDEPWNDVLLDLRVDDNENPVKELDRLLNVFRAYEHMNQGDVYVEKNEMKKAMAQYNAAMKMFPENLEMQFWTAITLANDKQFERAAEMLGKIYEKDKNWRELTRRLPKVGLLNVSENELLELVK